A stretch of Rhododendron vialii isolate Sample 1 chromosome 4a, ASM3025357v1 DNA encodes these proteins:
- the LOC131324821 gene encoding pentatricopeptide repeat-containing protein At3g09060, translated as MAELPKSLSPHHLLTLLKSQNNPASALSLFYSAPKTHPNYIHTPAVFHHILRLLSHHPTLLPHLTRIIHLIRAQNLTCPEDIPLTVIKTYSKNLMVDKAVFVFQRMKEFFGCEPGIRSYNCLLNTFVVGNQWDRAELFFKHLQKMGVSPNLESYNVLVKISCKKLRFSEARELLEWMWVWGLKPDVVSYGTVINGLAKSGDLSGALMVFDEMSERGVSPDVMSYNILIDGFFKKGDSVGGMEIWERLVKDSGVYPNVVTYNVVISGLCKCGKFDESLEFWQRLKRNDRRQDLFTYSSLIHGLGKCGNVDGASRVYGEMVESGVSPDVVVYNALLNGYCQAAKIKESFELWDLMGKEGKRNAVSFNILIRGLLENGMVDEGISMWERVADNNCLVDSTTYGVLIHGLCKNGYWNKALVVLREAEDRGDALNICAYSSMINGLCGVGRLSEAVRLLDEMRGHGCQPNSYVFNALLNGLIRASKIEDAIQLFKEMTTKDCSPNVVSYNTLINGLCKVERFSEAYNFVKEMLEKGWKADMITYSLLMDGLYQSKKVDMAINLWFQVLDHGLQPDVIMHNIMIHGLCSVGKVEDALHLYSKMGEHHCVPNLVTHNTLMEGLYKTRECQKASIIWARILGKGLQPDIISYNIILKGLCSCNRICDAIVFLNDALTRGILPTYITWSILVRAVLNHGAVT; from the coding sequence ATGGCAGAGTtacccaaatctctctctcctcaccacCTCCTCACCCTCCTCAAATCCCAGAACAACCCCGCCTCAGCCCTCTCCCTCTTCTACTCCGCCCCCAAAACCCACCCTAATTACATCCATACCCCCGCCGTCTTCCACCACATCCTCCGCCTCCTCTCCCACCACCCCACCCTCCTCCCTCACTTGACCCGAATTATCCACCTCATCCGCGCCCAAAACCTCACATGCCCCGAAGACATCCCACTCACCGTCATCAAAACCTATTCGAAAAACCTAATGGTCGATAAGGCCGTGTTTGTTTTCCAGAGGATGAAAGAGTTTTTCGGGTGCGAACCGGGTATAAGGTCGTACAACTGTTTGTTGAACACGTTCGTTGTGGGTAACCAGTGGGACAGGGCGGAGTTGTTTTTTAAGCACTTGCAGAAAATGGGTGTGTCTCCCAATTTGGAGAGTTACAATGTTTTGGTTAAGATTTCGTGCAAGAAGTTGCGATTCAGTGAGGCGAGGGAGTTGTTGGAGTGGATGTGGGTGTGGGGACTGAAGCCCGATGTTGTTAGCTACGGTACGGTGATTAATGGGCTCGCGAAGAGTGGGGATTTGTCGGGCGCGTTGATGGTGTTCGACGAAATGTCTGAGAGAGGGGTGAGTCCTGATGTGATGAGTTATAACATTTTGATTGATGGGTTTTTCAAGAAAGGCGATTCTGTTGGGGGCATGGAGATTTGGGAGAGGTTGGTGAAGGATTCGGGCGTGTATCCGAATGTTGTTACTTACAATGTTGTGATTAGTGGGTTGTGCAAGTGTGGGAAGTTCGATGAAAGTTTGGAATTTTGGCAGCGACTTAAGAGGAATGATCGGAGGCAGGATTTGTTTACTTATAGTAGTTTGATACATGGGTTGGGTAAGTGTGGAAATGTGGATGGGGCTTCGAGAGTGTATGGAGAAATGGTTGAGAGCGGAGTGTCTCCGGATGTGGTGGTATATAATGCGTTGCTCAATGGCTATTGCCAAGCTGCAAAGATTAAAGAGTCCTTCGAGTTGTGGGATTTGATGGGTAAAGAGGGAAAGCGTAATGCCGTGAGTTTCAACATTTTGATCAGGGGGTTGCTTGAGAATGGCATGGTGGACGAAGGAATTTCTATGTGGGAACGCGTGGCTGATAACAATTGTCTAGTAGATTCCACAACGTATGGTGTGCTGATTCATGGATTGTGTAAGAATGGGTACTGGAACAAGGCTTTAGTGGTCCTAAGAGAGGCAGAAGATAGAGGAGATGCTCTAAATATTTGTGCATATTCATCCATGATCAATGGGTTATGTGGAGTAGGGAGGTTGAGTGAAGCAGTTCGCTTGCTTGACGAAATGAGAGGGCATGGCTGTCAGCCAAATTCATATGTTTTCAATGCACTGCTAAATGGATTGATCCGAGCTTCCAAAATCGAGGATGCTATTCAGTTATTCAAAGAAATGACAACAAAGGATTGCTCTCCTAATGTTGTTTCCTACAACACGCTCATTAATGGGCTATGCAAAGTGGAGAGATTCAGTGAAGCCTATAACTTTGTGAAGGAAATGCTGGAAAAAGGATGGAAGGCGGACATGATCACTTACAGCTTGTTGATGGATGGTCTCTACCAAAGTAAGAAGGTTGACATGGCCATTAACTTGTGGTTTCAAGTTCTCGATCATGGGCTGCAGCCTGATGTGATTATGCACAATATTATGATTCATGGGCTATGCTCTGTAGGCAAAGTGGAAGATGCTTTGCACTTATACTCGAAAATGGGTGAACACCACTGTGTTCCGAATCTTGTGACCCACAATACACTAATGGAGGGGCTTTACAAAACCCGAGAATGCCAAAAGGCATCTATTATTTGGGCCCGAATTTTAGGAAAAGGGTTACAACCAGATATAATCTCCTATAATATTATTCTGAAAGGGCTTTGTTCTTGTAATAGAATATGTGATGCCATTGTGTTCTTGAATGATGCTTTGACAAGGGGAATTCTTCCTACTTACATTACATGGAGCATACTTGTAAGAGCTGTGCTGAATCATGGGGCTGTGACATGA